In one Nicotiana sylvestris chromosome 8, ASM39365v2, whole genome shotgun sequence genomic region, the following are encoded:
- the LOC104217982 gene encoding calcium uptake protein, mitochondrial-like, which translates to MHPWAFSRTPKPAIRGLAAHNPIFRSIFTKSNGHQLNVGSGGSNGYRKNGIVVESLSSGVIIACSTLALYYISFPSHNDSHICYANSESRGEELGKKPTFLFGDSYRKKVFFKYEKRLRVQSPPEKVFEYFASYRTPSGEVYMTPVDLMRAIVPVFPPSETSGVRGGYLKGESASSDLHCAPSQFFMLFDTNNDGLISFPEYIFFVTLLSIPESSFSEAFRMFDLDNDGGVDKEEFKKMMELMRTANRQGARHRNGLRFGLKVTGSVEEGGLLEYFFSEDGNGRLEQERFVQFLRDLHDEILRLEFAHYDYKSQGSISAKDFALSMVASADISHINKFLDRVEDLDDEPHLRDLRITYEEFMSLTNLRKELQSFSQVILSYGKVNGLLSKQELKGAAKQVCGISLTDNVVDLIFFMFDLDCDGSLSSDEFLRVLQRREPECSEQRESGFVSFFSGWLDSTKSSFASKTTG; encoded by the exons ATGCATCCTTGGGCATTTTCTAGAACACCTAAGCCAGCAATCCGAGGGCTTGCCGCTCATAATCCAATATTTCGTTCCATCTTCACCAAATCGAATGGCCACCAATTAAATGTTGGGTCCGGCGGTTCTAATGGATATAGAAAGAATGGAATAGTTGTTGAATCACTGTCTTCTGGCGTCATTATTGCTTGCTCAACCTTAGCGCTCTATTATATTTCATTCCCTTCTCATAATGATTCTCATATTTGTTATGCTAATTCTGAAAGTAGAGGTGAAGAGCTAGGGAAAAAGCCGACTTTTTTATTTGGAG ATTCATACCGAAAAAAAGTTTTCTTCAAGTATGAGAAACGGCTGAGAGTGCAAAGTCCTCCGGAAAAG GTATTTGAGTACTTTGCATCTTACCGAACTCCAAGTGGCGAAGTCTATATGACTCCAGTAGACTTAATGCGAGCGATTGTTCCGGTGTTTCCTCCATCAGAAACAAGTGGTGTTAGAGGGGGCTATCTTAAAGGAGAATCAGCTTCCAGCGACCTACATTGTGCTCCTTCCCAATTTTTCATGCTCTTCGATACCAATAATGATGGACTTATATCCTTTCCAGA GTACATCTTTTTTGTTACACTACTGAGCATTCCAGAATCGAGCTTTTCAGAGGCATTTCGAATGTTTGACCTTGACAATGATGG AGGAGTTGACAAGGAAGAATTCAAGAAAATGATGGAACTCATGCGAACTGCTAATAGACAAGGTGCTCGCCATAGAAATGGACTTCGATTTGGACTAAAAGTTACTGGTTCCGTAGAGGAAGGAGGGCTCTTGGAGTACTTCTTCAGCGAAGATGGAAATGGGCGCCTTGAGCAAGAAAGATTTGTGCAATTCTTAAGAGATTTACATGATGAA ATACTACGTTTGGAATTTGCACATTATGACTACAAGTCACAAGGAAGCATTTCTGCCAAAGATTTTGCTTTATCAATGGTTGCATCTGCTGATATTAGTCACATCAATAAGTTTCTCGATCGAGTAGAAGATCTGGATGATGAACCACATCTTAGGGATTTACGCATTACATACGAGGAATTCATGAGCCTCACTAACCTACGCAAAGAACTGCAGTCATTTTCTCAGGTCATCTTAAGCTATGGGAAAGTAAACGGACTCTTGTCTAAGCAGGAGCTAAAAGGAGCTGCTAAGCAA GTTTGTGGCATATCCCTTACTGATAACGTGGTAGATTTGATATTTTTCATGTTTGATTTAGATTGTGATGGGTCTTTAAGTTCAGATGAGTTCTTAAGAGTATTGCAAAGAAGAGAGCCAGAGTGTTCAGAACAAAGAGAGTCAGGTTTCGTGAGCTTCTTCTCTGGCTGGCTGGACTCGACAAAAAGTAGTTTTGCTTCCAAGACCACTGGCTAA